A region from the Desulfuribacillus alkaliarsenatis genome encodes:
- the queA gene encoding tRNA preQ1(34) S-adenosylmethionine ribosyltransferase-isomerase QueA: MKVQDFDFYLPEELIAQSPLSDRAGSRLMVVDTEANKIYDKQFADLYDSIKSGDTLVLNDTRVIPARLLGRSIDTGSKIEFLLLKPLEDDRWEILVKPGKKAKVGRVFEFGNGSLKAEIIDITPAGGRIVHFQYNGIFNEILDELGSMPLPPYITEQLEDKERYQTVYSKYRGSVAAPTAGLHFTKEMLDSLQDKGVNIAYVTLHVGLGTFRPVQVDDVEEHVMHSEYYEISKDTADIINRTKASGGRVISVGTTSTRVLETVGQFDGIVTETSGWTDIFIYPGYKFKVVDGLLTNFHLPKSTLIMLVSAFANQDLILKAYEHAVSERYRFFSFGDAMLLMKGAGKNGRNI; this comes from the coding sequence GTGAAAGTACAAGATTTTGATTTTTATCTACCAGAAGAATTAATCGCACAGTCACCGTTATCTGATAGAGCTGGTTCGAGATTAATGGTAGTGGATACAGAAGCAAATAAGATATACGATAAACAGTTTGCAGATTTATACGATTCTATAAAATCGGGAGATACCCTGGTGCTTAATGACACCAGGGTTATTCCTGCTAGATTATTAGGTAGAAGTATAGATACGGGCAGTAAGATTGAATTTCTATTGCTTAAACCATTAGAAGATGACCGTTGGGAGATACTGGTTAAGCCAGGAAAGAAAGCAAAGGTTGGTCGTGTGTTTGAGTTTGGAAACGGGAGCTTAAAGGCAGAAATAATTGACATAACCCCAGCGGGGGGGCGAATTGTACATTTTCAGTACAATGGGATTTTTAACGAGATTTTAGATGAACTTGGAAGCATGCCGTTACCTCCGTACATAACTGAGCAGCTTGAAGACAAGGAGCGCTATCAAACAGTTTACTCGAAATATCGTGGTTCGGTAGCCGCTCCTACAGCTGGGTTACATTTTACTAAGGAAATGCTTGATAGTTTGCAGGATAAAGGGGTTAATATTGCATACGTGACCTTGCATGTAGGATTAGGAACTTTTCGTCCCGTACAGGTAGATGATGTCGAGGAACATGTAATGCACTCTGAATATTACGAAATATCCAAAGACACAGCAGATATAATTAACCGAACCAAAGCCTCTGGAGGGAGGGTTATATCCGTTGGTACAACTAGTACTCGGGTGCTTGAAACAGTAGGACAGTTCGATGGTATAGTAACTGAAACATCGGGCTGGACAGATATTTTTATATATCCTGGCTATAAGTTCAAGGTTGTCGATGGACTATTGACAAATTTTCATTTACCAAAGTCAACTTTAATCATGCTGGTGTCAGCATTTGCAAACCAAGATTTGATATTAAAGGCATATGAACACGCTGTTAGTGAAAGATATAGATTTTTTAGCTTTGGGGACGCTATGCTACTTATGAAAGGAGCGGGTAAGAATGGCCGTAACATATGA
- the tgt gene encoding tRNA guanosine(34) transglycosylase Tgt, translating into MAVTYELVKTCKQTGARAGIIHTPNGSFETPMFMPVGTLATVKAMSPEELKEIGAGIILSNTYHLFLRPGHDIVKEAGGLHKFMNWDQAILTDSGGFQVFSLSNLRKIKEEGVEFRSHLNGEKLFLSPEKATEIQNALGADIIMAFDECPPYPADYEYVKDSLERTTRWAKRCLDAHRNTDKQALFGIVQGGMYKDLRIESAKQLVDLDFPGYAIGGLSVGEEADIMYEVLEYTTPELPKDKARYLMGVGAPENLVEGVIRGIDMFDCVLPTRIARNGTVFTSKGKLVIRNAQYARDFQPIDSDCACYVCRNYTRAYIRHLIKCNEIFGMRLTTYHNLYYLINMMKQVRQAILEDRLGDFQKHFYAIRQ; encoded by the coding sequence ATGGCCGTAACATATGAATTAGTAAAGACTTGTAAACAGACTGGGGCAAGGGCTGGTATTATTCATACACCAAATGGTTCATTTGAAACACCGATGTTTATGCCAGTAGGCACACTTGCAACGGTGAAAGCTATGAGTCCAGAAGAGCTTAAGGAGATTGGCGCAGGTATTATATTAAGTAATACCTATCATTTGTTCCTGCGTCCAGGACACGATATCGTTAAAGAAGCTGGTGGCTTACATAAATTTATGAATTGGGACCAAGCAATTTTAACTGATAGTGGTGGATTTCAGGTATTTAGTTTAAGTAACTTGCGTAAGATTAAAGAAGAGGGTGTAGAGTTCCGTTCTCACTTAAATGGCGAAAAGTTATTCCTAAGTCCAGAAAAGGCAACTGAGATTCAAAATGCATTGGGCGCAGATATCATTATGGCCTTCGATGAATGTCCGCCATATCCAGCAGACTATGAATATGTCAAGGATTCCTTAGAACGTACAACCCGTTGGGCAAAACGTTGTCTAGATGCCCATAGAAATACTGACAAGCAGGCGCTGTTTGGAATTGTACAAGGTGGCATGTATAAAGACTTAAGAATAGAGAGTGCTAAGCAGCTAGTTGATCTCGACTTCCCAGGTTACGCTATTGGTGGCTTGAGTGTTGGTGAAGAAGCTGATATCATGTATGAAGTGCTAGAATATACTACTCCTGAGCTTCCTAAAGATAAAGCAAGATATTTAATGGGAGTTGGTGCCCCAGAGAATCTAGTAGAGGGTGTAATCAGGGGTATTGATATGTTTGATTGTGTTCTACCTACAAGGATTGCACGTAATGGAACAGTATTTACTAGTAAAGGCAAATTAGTAATCAGGAACGCGCAATATGCAAGAGATTTTCAACCAATAGATAGCGACTGTGCTTGCTATGTATGTAGGAATTATACGAGAGCATATATTAGACACTTAATTAAATGCAATGAAATTTTTGGAATGCGTTTGACAACCTATCATAATTTATATTACCTAATAAACATGATGAAACAAGTCAGACAAGCTATTTTAGAAGACAGATTGGGAGACTTTCAAAAACATTTTTATGCTATTAGGCAGTAG